The DNA region CTCGCCATTCCTCCGCACCACCCCTGTGCAAACATTCCGCATCACCCTCACAAGACACTCCTACAGTACCAGTTCCGACAATGACGTGATCAAAACCCAGCAAGTCCCAGCTCCTGGCTCCGGAAACATCCGTGTTCTGCTATTGAACAGACCCAATGCTCGAAACGCGCTCTCGAAAAGTCTGCTGGACAGTTTGGCAAAGCAGGTGCAGTCGATATCGGCCGAAGGGGGCACGGGTCCGACAAGGGCACTGGTTCTTGCCAGTAGCACGGATACGGCGTTTTGTGCGGGCGCGGACTTGAAGGAACGTGCTGGGATGAGCAAGGACGAGTACGTTTGTTTTCTGGTCTAGGTTATCATGATGGCCGCTGCAGAGCTAACCGTCCGATAAAGAGTAAAGGAATTCCTCGCCAAACTCCGAGGCACATTCCGCGACATTTCTGCCCTCCCGATTCCCACCATCTCCTCAATTTCCTCCATTGCTTTGGGTGGCGGTCTCGAACTCGGTCTCACCACCCACTTCCGCGTCTTCGGCTCCTCGACCATCGTCGGTCTTCCGGAAACCCGTCTAGCCATCATTCCCGGTGCAGGAGGTACCTACCGCCTACCCGCGCTCATCGGAGTGAACCGCGCACGGGACATGATCCTCACAGGCCGTCGCGTGTCGGGCCCCGAATCCTACTTCATCGGACTGTGCGATCGTCTGGTCGAGGTGTTGCCggaagaagagcaaaagGAAGGCGTGGCGCGGGAGAAGGTGTTGAAGGAGAGTATCAAGCTGGCCATGGATATCTGTGAGGGTGGTCCTGTGGCTATCAAGGAAGCATTGAGTGCTGTGCAGGGGTATCAGCGCGGGGAAGCAGCGGAGAATGAGGCTTATGATGGGGTGATGGAGACAGAGGATCGGATCGAGGCTCTTCGGGCGTTCatcgagaaaagaaagcctGCGTTCCGGGGTCGGTGAGATTCTGTAACAAGGCCAAGGCTTAATTGTTTGTGGTCTCTGTATTGACCGCTACTTGCATTGTATATTCTCGGGCTTATTGTCTAAGCCAGTCTGTGCGCGGGATTGGTTTGTTTGGCTCTCCTGAAACGGCCGGAGAACATTGGCCTCGTTGCGGCCCTTGCCCTCACCACGCCGCCACTTAGTAAACCAGGCATAACCATGAAGAAAATCATCATTATGGCGTGAGCTGTAATTATACTATTATATACTATGTGGTTTGCACTATATGATGATCTATCTGTGCTATCGTATTCGGCCATTTTGCCATCGAGTCCCAGCCAATGTCAACCACGTGCCCTCGCCATATTGATGGCACAAGAGTAGCATCAGTAAAGTGCATAAATCCGTACGGAAGTCGGCAGTCAGGAGACAAGTACTCGTAGATGTTGCGATATATGGCATCCAATAAGAGGATTTCGGTATTAGTAACAACCATGATACATACGGATGTACTCGTGGTTATGCAGATGCCCGGTGCCTGACCTGTCAACCGTAAGGCTGAGACTAGTACAGAGCACGATCGCTGCTCACCATAGGAGTCTTTTCAGCCCAATGGTAGGACATCTGAGCTTGGACAGTTGCCCTAACTAACAATGGCAGGCCTATAATTGTGAGTATTATGTTGTCCGAGTTTCTCGGAGGTCATCTTGAAGATTACTGATATGGAAGTGGATTCTACCGATGACAACCGCAGAGGAATTAATTCCGCGGCTAAGCCGTTCTCTGTACTCCACTACAACCCTATTCCGACCTAATGCCGGGGTCCCCATTGGTCATCGGCACCCCGCCGTGGGGCCGACCTGGAGCGCATTATTTCGCCGATATGAATGGAGATGCCGGTCTTCCGACTCGGCTCCAGAAGACTCCAATAAAAGGAAAAATTTCAGGCGCTAAGTCGGAGGGAGATGTGAAGCGTTTCTGTTTTCGTGGCCTTGACAAGATACCAATTGGGGTTATATAAGGGCAGTACGGAGTGTCAGGAGCAGCAGACTCGATATTAAAATGAGTGAGAAAGAACCGGATCACACGCCCGAGACCGGCAGCACGTTCTCTGCCGCTGCAGACAAACCTGAAGGCCTGAGGCACCGATATGGTGCGAATCTGGCCCCAGAAGATACTCAGGACGAAGTGGCCCTGGAGCGCATCAACACCTATCGgttgcagcagcaggagaCTGTTGGATCCAGTACACATCGTGTCCGGACACCGCGGGAACAATGGCTGCCCATGGGTGCTGGGAAGCCGTTTCCGCCGAGTATGCCTGACGCGGAGGAGTACGTGGTTGAGTTTGAGGGATCGGATGATCCGATGCATCCACAGAATTGGCCGTTCAAGAAGAGGTATGTATTTCTCGTTGAGTTGTGATAGGAGGTAGAAGCTGACTGGTGCAGAGTATTGCTGGGATCGCTGCTCACCTTTTGCGCTCTGATGACCTCTTTCGAGAGTGCTGCATTCCCCGTCACGGTGTCATTCGTTGGCAAGGAATTCGGATTCGGTCATGAAGTAGGAGCCCTGGGTACCACGCTCTATGTCCTGGGTTTCTCCGCAGGACCTGTGTTCTGGGCTCCTACCTCGGAACTATATGGCCGTCGATGGCTTCTAGTTGTTGGGTTCTTCGGATTCAGCATTTTCACAATTGCCTGCGCGACGTCGAAAGACACGCAGACCATAATGCTGTGCCGCTTCTTCGCTGGTTTGTTTGCTGCTAGTCCGGTGACGCTCGTTCCAGCGAGTTTGTCAGACTTGTTCAATAATACGCACCGTGGAATTGCCATTGCCATGTACACCCTGGCGATGTTCATGGGACCGTACACCGCGCCCTTCGTCACGGGTTACATCTCGTACAGTTATCTGGGCTGGCGATTTGTGTTTTACATCCCGGCCTTTGTCAGCTTCTTCAACGTGCTCCTGCTTATTACCTTTGCGCGCGAGACCTACGCTCCGATCGTCCTCGTGCACAAAGCCGGGCTTCTCCGTCGACAAACACAGAACTGGGCCATCCACGCTCGACAGGAAAAAATCGAAATCTCACTCAAAGAACTCATCACGAAGAACCTGGCCCGTCCTTTCCGTATCCTCTTCACCGAGCCGATTGCCTTCCTGGTCACCGTGTACATGTCGT from Aspergillus chevalieri M1 DNA, chromosome 2, nearly complete sequence includes:
- a CDS encoding putative mitochondrial methylglutaconyl-CoA hydratase (Auh) (COG:I;~EggNog:ENOG410PJME;~InterPro:IPR001753,IPR029045,IPR014748;~PFAM:PF00378,PF16113;~go_function: GO:0003824 - catalytic activity [Evidence IEA]); translation: MSPRLIHLSSPFLRTTPVQTFRITLTRHSYSTSSDNDVIKTQQVPAPGSGNIRVLLLNRPNARNALSKSLLDSLAKQVQSISAEGGTGPTRALVLASSTDTAFCAGADLKERAGMSKDEVKEFLAKLRGTFRDISALPIPTISSISSIALGGGLELGLTTHFRVFGSSTIVGLPETRLAIIPGAGGTYRLPALIGVNRARDMILTGRRVSGPESYFIGLCDRLVEVLPEEEQKEGVAREKVLKESIKLAMDICEGGPVAIKEALSAVQGYQRGEAAENEAYDGVMETEDRIEALRAFIEKRKPAFRGR
- a CDS encoding MFS transporter (COG:G;~EggNog:ENOG410Q1FC;~InterPro:IPR020846,IPR011701,IPR036259;~PFAM:PF07690;~TransMembrane:12 (i114-134o146-169i181-199o205-226i238-259o271-291i347-366o386-405i426-445o451-472i484-508o520-542i);~go_function: GO:0022857 - transmembrane transporter activity [Evidence IEA];~go_process: GO:0055085 - transmembrane transport [Evidence IEA]) → MSEKEPDHTPETGSTFSAAADKPEGLRHRYGANLAPEDTQDEVALERINTYRLQQQETVGSSTHRVRTPREQWLPMGAGKPFPPSMPDAEEYVVEFEGSDDPMHPQNWPFKKRVLLGSLLTFCALMTSFESAAFPVTVSFVGKEFGFGHEVGALGTTLYVLGFSAGPVFWAPTSELYGRRWLLVVGFFGFSIFTIACATSKDTQTIMLCRFFAGLFAASPVTLVPASLSDLFNNTHRGIAIAMYTLAMFMGPYTAPFVTGYISYSYLGWRFVFYIPAFVSFFNVLLLITFARETYAPIVLVHKAGLLRRQTQNWAIHARQEKIEISLKELITKNLARPFRILFTEPIAFLVTVYMSFIYGLAYALLEAYPVVFGGVYGMGGGNAGLPFIGLIVGQMLACAFVLSFQRPYIRKLAANNNVPIPEWRLPPCIVGGIAFSAGLFWFGWTGWTTSIHWMVPIVAGGMVGFGIITIFMQCFNYLLDTYLQFAASAFAANTMMRSCVGAVFPLFATQMFENLGIQWAGTLLGCIAAILVPIPLAFLVWGRFLRRKSRLAPTDDGPGGGRSPA